From the Alphaproteobacteria bacterium genome, the window CCCGGCGAATTAATTGAAGATCTTCGATCAGGCGTATGGCAATCTCAACCGCCAATGCGCCGCGGTCAGCCTTGGAAAAAGCGGCTTTTTTTCGTCTTTGGCGCAACAAAGCGCGGTCGAATGGCTGTTGATTCAATTTGCTTGTTCTCTGTGTAAAATGAATTAGGCTTTGTACCATGTTTGCCCGCAAAACAACAGCCCGCTTGACGGGCGCACCCTCGGCCAATCCGGCTTCCAGATTGCTGGATCTGGTGTTGCCGCACACATGCGGCCTGTGCCGCGAGGTAATGCAATCCGGCCAAAGTCTTTGCGCCGAATGTTGGAATGGGCTGCAATTTATCGTCCGGCCGCATTGCGATTGTTGCGGGTTGCCTTTTGCCTTTGATTTAGGGCCTGGGGCGCTGTGCGCCAAGTGCGTTGAAAAACGGCCATCCTATGTTGCCGCACGCGCGGCATTGAAATATGACGATCACAGCAAGCAAATGATTCTCGCCTTTAAACATGGCGATAAAATTCATTTACGCGGATTGCTGGCAAAATTTTTATATCAATCCAGTAAAGATATTTTGCATGGCGCTGATTTAATCGCGCCAGTGCCGTTACATTGGTGGCGCTTGGTAAAACGCAAATATAATCAGGCGGCGTTATTGTCGACAGAAATTGCCAATTATTCCAGCCTTGATCACGAACCGCATTTGTTGCTGCGAAAAAAACGCACGACACCGCATGAAAATATGACGCGGGATGAACGCGAAAAAAATGTCCGGGCAGCCTTTGCCGTAAATCCAAAATATACGGACAAGGTAAAAAACAAAATTATCGTTTTGGTCGACGATGTTATGACCAGCGG encodes:
- a CDS encoding ComF family protein, whose product is MFARKTTARLTGAPSANPASRLLDLVLPHTCGLCREVMQSGQSLCAECWNGLQFIVRPHCDCCGLPFAFDLGPGALCAKCVEKRPSYVAARAALKYDDHSKQMILAFKHGDKIHLRGLLAKFLYQSSKDILHGADLIAPVPLHWWRLVKRKYNQAALLSTEIANYSSLDHEPHLLLRKKRTTPHENMTRDEREKNVRAAFAVNPKYTDKVKNKIIVLVDDVMTSGATVNECAKTLLKHGAAEVRVLTLARVLFDH